The Halomonas sp. 7T genome contains a region encoding:
- a CDS encoding sodium ion-translocating decarboxylase subunit beta yields MDKLITLWEGSGLYNLELGQAVMILVGLGLLYLAIYKKFEPLLLVPIGFGGILANIPEAGLAISALDQAIEVAKPAVLQQMATALGATLDPLSGVEAWRETLKTIAYDTAAPDQLRAAKDVAMNVGYGDGMLYSFYNVAIASGIAPLLIFMGVGAMTDFGPLLANPRTLFLGAAAQFGIFATLFGAVALSSLGVMDFSLNQAAAIGIIGGADGPTSIYVSSVLAPELLGAIAVAAYAYMALVPLIQPPIMRLLTTQKERKITMTQLRPVSKLEKIVFPLMLLILVALFLPDAAPLLGMFCFGNLMRECGVVERLSDTAQNALINIVTIILGLSVGSKLMAESFLTFETLGILGLGIVAFGIGTAAGVLMAKLMNVVSKMPINPLIGAAGVSAVPMAARVANKVGLESNPHNFLLMHAMGPNVAGVIGSAVAAGVMIKYLG; encoded by the coding sequence ATGGATAAGTTAATCACCTTATGGGAGGGCTCGGGGCTTTATAACCTCGAGCTTGGTCAGGCGGTCATGATTTTGGTAGGGCTCGGGTTGCTCTACCTCGCCATCTACAAGAAGTTTGAGCCATTGCTGCTAGTGCCGATTGGGTTTGGCGGTATTCTTGCCAACATCCCTGAGGCAGGCTTGGCAATTTCTGCGTTAGATCAGGCGATCGAGGTCGCAAAACCCGCTGTACTGCAACAAATGGCCACTGCGCTGGGCGCTACCCTTGATCCATTAAGCGGTGTAGAAGCGTGGCGTGAGACGCTGAAGACGATCGCTTACGATACTGCGGCACCGGATCAGTTGCGTGCGGCGAAAGACGTTGCCATGAACGTTGGCTACGGCGATGGCATGCTTTATAGCTTCTATAATGTAGCGATTGCCTCAGGTATTGCCCCGCTGCTCATCTTTATGGGTGTGGGGGCAATGACCGACTTTGGCCCGTTGCTGGCTAACCCGCGTACGCTCTTTTTAGGGGCAGCTGCTCAGTTTGGTATTTTTGCCACGCTGTTTGGTGCCGTTGCGCTCTCTTCGCTGGGGGTTATGGACTTCTCCCTCAACCAAGCGGCAGCCATTGGTATTATCGGTGGTGCTGACGGCCCGACCTCTATTTACGTGTCGAGTGTCCTTGCTCCTGAGCTGCTGGGTGCGATTGCGGTGGCAGCGTATGCCTACATGGCGCTTGTGCCGCTGATTCAGCCGCCCATCATGCGCCTGTTGACCACCCAGAAAGAGCGTAAAATCACCATGACGCAGCTGCGTCCAGTATCCAAGCTGGAGAAAATTGTTTTCCCGCTGATGCTGCTAATATTGGTTGCGCTCTTTTTGCCCGATGCAGCGCCGCTGTTAGGCATGTTCTGCTTTGGTAATTTGATGCGTGAGTGCGGTGTAGTTGAGCGTTTATCAGATACCGCGCAAAATGCGTTGATCAATATCGTGACGATTATCTTAGGGCTATCGGTAGGCTCTAAGCTGATGGCAGAAAGCTTTCTAACGTTCGAAACGCTAGGAATCTTAGGCTTGGGTATTGTTGCATTTGGGATTGGTACCGCCGCAGGCGTGTTGATGGCGAAGCTGATGAACGTAGTGAGCAAAATGCCGATTAACCCGTTGATTGGTGCCGCTGGGGTTTCGGCAGTGCCAATGGCGGCTCGTGTAGCCAATAAAGTGGGCTTGGAGTCTAACCCGCATAACTTCCTGCTAATGCATGCCATGGGGCCCAACGTAGCAGGCGTTATTGGCTCTGCCGTGGCGGCTGGGGTAATGATTAAGTATTTAGGCTAG
- the ccmB gene encoding heme exporter protein CcmB has protein sequence MLMYEPQGGLLVALSATLKRDLTLMLRRRGEVLNPLVFFALVITLFPIGISPDPQLLAVIAPGLLWVAALLAALLSLDSLFRSDYEDGSLEQMLLAPQPLAALGLAKVAVHWLLTGLPLALMAPVLGIMLALPAGSYLVLALSLALGTASLSLIGAIGAALTVGLARGGVLLSLLVLPLYIPILIFGAGAVQAAIMGDGVAAHLAILGALLAMALMLSPWAIAASLRISING, from the coding sequence ATGCTTATGTACGAGCCCCAAGGAGGGCTTCTAGTGGCACTAAGCGCCACGCTTAAGCGTGATTTAACGCTGATGCTGCGTAGGCGAGGGGAAGTGCTTAATCCGCTGGTGTTTTTTGCCCTAGTGATCACCCTTTTTCCTATCGGTATTTCGCCTGACCCTCAGCTATTAGCGGTTATTGCTCCAGGGTTACTGTGGGTGGCGGCATTATTGGCAGCGCTGCTTTCTTTAGATAGCCTGTTTCGCAGCGATTACGAAGATGGCAGCCTGGAGCAAATGCTGTTAGCACCGCAGCCTCTGGCAGCATTAGGCTTAGCAAAAGTGGCGGTGCATTGGCTGCTGACCGGGTTGCCTCTGGCACTAATGGCGCCAGTGCTCGGCATTATGCTGGCACTTCCCGCTGGCAGCTATCTGGTACTAGCACTTTCATTGGCACTGGGTACGGCTAGCTTAAGCTTAATTGGTGCGATTGGCGCCGCGCTAACCGTAGGCTTGGCACGGGGAGGGGTACTGCTCTCGTTGCTGGTACTGCCGCTGTATATTCCAATACTTATTTTTGGAGCCGGTGCGGTACAGGCCGCGATTATGGGCGATGGCGTGGCGGCACACTTGGCAATTCTGGGCGCGTTATTGGCTATGGCGTTGATGCTTTCACCCTGGGCAATTGCCGCGTCACTTCGCATCAGTATCAACGGCTAA
- the ccmA gene encoding cytochrome c biogenesis heme-transporting ATPase CcmA, whose translation MSLCLQARQLACERDDRWLFEGLDLDIHSGEIVRIEGPNGSGKTTLLKILSGQLSDYHGELYWNGALMREGREHFLANLLYLGHAPGVKSGLTPLENLAWYQALSGESGSEEQREEALANVGLRGFEDVPAGQLSAGQQRRVALARLTLTPRALWVLDEPFTAIDRDGVAALEAQLVTHAKAGGCVLVTTHHELTASPVLRRVQLG comes from the coding sequence TTGAGCCTGTGCCTGCAAGCCCGCCAGCTGGCCTGTGAACGCGATGACCGTTGGCTATTTGAAGGGCTCGATCTTGATATTCACAGTGGTGAGATCGTGCGCATTGAAGGGCCCAATGGCAGCGGCAAAACAACGCTGTTGAAAATTCTCTCGGGTCAGCTGAGTGACTATCATGGCGAGCTTTACTGGAATGGCGCATTAATGCGTGAAGGTCGTGAACATTTTCTCGCCAATTTGCTCTATTTAGGACACGCCCCTGGGGTTAAATCAGGACTAACCCCCTTAGAAAACCTAGCCTGGTATCAGGCGCTTAGTGGTGAGTCGGGGTCTGAAGAGCAGCGTGAAGAGGCCCTGGCTAATGTGGGGTTAAGAGGTTTTGAAGACGTACCAGCAGGTCAGCTTTCTGCGGGCCAGCAGCGCCGGGTGGCGCTGGCAAGGTTAACGCTTACCCCGCGTGCCCTCTGGGTGCTGGATGAGCCATTTACCGCCATTGATCGTGATGGGGTGGCAGCACTTGAGGCGCAGCTTGTTACGCATGCAAAGGCGGGGGGATGTGTACTGGTTACCACCCACCATGAGCTAACCGCTTCACCCGTGCTTAGAAGAGTACAGTTGGGGTAA
- a CDS encoding LexA family protein yields MMTTSMLATRPTPSTPFQPTPRSSTVVREANTSHITRRNTYALKVRGDRMHDSNLFDGDVIIIRRYQYDSQHEMAVATINQREVALKQLSISRLGVHLLPEDAATPAVFLHNCDIQVLGMVMGIEHHDSPPRHH; encoded by the coding sequence ATGATGACAACGTCGATGCTCGCAACACGCCCTACACCTAGCACCCCCTTTCAGCCAACACCACGATCCTCTACGGTCGTGCGAGAAGCTAACACTTCACACATTACACGGCGCAACACCTACGCACTCAAAGTGCGCGGTGACCGCATGCACGACAGCAACTTATTCGATGGCGATGTTATTATCATTCGCCGTTATCAGTATGACTCCCAGCATGAAATGGCGGTTGCGACTATTAATCAGCGTGAAGTTGCGTTAAAGCAGCTCTCGATTAGTCGTTTGGGCGTCCATTTATTGCCTGAAGACGCAGCAACCCCTGCGGTATTCCTGCATAATTGTGATATTCAAGTTTTAGGTATGGTGATGGGTATTGAGCATCATGACTCACCACCACGGCATCATTAA
- a CDS encoding IMPACT family protein, translating to MRYRIPDLPPTQWHTAVIEVEKSQFLTWVCHAPNKEAFDALLQAAKTAHPNASHHCSAFIAGPPGEQTHIGFSDDGEPGGTAGRPMYQALLGSGLGEIGCVVTRYFGGTKLGTGGLARAYAQAVNAGLETLPTREIIERENYLLRVSFAHEAIVRAWCDEQQIPIQHVDYDSKGVGMTVGWPQDVPLSLEALENRLKMPLTIHKVL from the coding sequence GTGCGTTATCGCATCCCTGATTTACCCCCCACACAGTGGCACACTGCCGTTATCGAGGTAGAAAAAAGCCAGTTTCTCACCTGGGTGTGCCATGCACCGAACAAAGAAGCCTTTGATGCGCTGCTTCAAGCAGCCAAAACGGCCCACCCCAACGCTAGCCATCACTGCAGCGCTTTTATTGCCGGCCCACCTGGAGAGCAAACGCATATTGGTTTTTCAGATGATGGCGAACCCGGAGGAACAGCAGGAAGACCTATGTATCAAGCTTTGTTGGGCAGCGGGTTAGGTGAAATCGGCTGTGTTGTAACTCGTTACTTTGGTGGCACTAAATTAGGCACCGGGGGACTCGCCCGTGCCTATGCCCAAGCGGTCAATGCCGGGCTAGAGACACTACCGACGCGAGAGATAATTGAGCGGGAAAATTACCTGCTGCGCGTAAGTTTTGCCCATGAGGCAATAGTGCGCGCCTGGTGCGACGAGCAGCAGATTCCCATTCAGCACGTCGACTACGACAGCAAAGGTGTCGGTATGACCGTTGGCTGGCCTCAAGACGTCCCTCTTAGCCTTGAAGCGTTAGAAAACCGCCTAAAAATGCCTCTCACTATCCACAAAGTGCTGTAG